A window from Electrophorus electricus isolate fEleEle1 chromosome 7, fEleEle1.pri, whole genome shotgun sequence encodes these proteins:
- the celf2 gene encoding CUGBP Elav-like family member 2 isoform X1: MLEHSSERGFVPGVCVDSMRYPSATSNPMTAPSSEEPLLSNGTAGKMNGALEHSDQPDPDAIKMFVGQIPRSWSEKELKELFEPYGAVYQINILRDRSQNPPQSKGCCFVTFYTRKAALEAQNALHNIKTLTGMHHPIQMKPADSEKSNAVEDRKLFIGMVSKKCNENDIRVMFSAFGQIEECRILRGPDGLSRGCAFVTFSTRAMAQNAIKAMHQSQTMEGCSSPMVVKFADTQKDKEQRRLQQQLAQQMQQLNSASAWGSLTGLTGLTPQYLAVRGHTHAATPTSSAANAAAALLQQATSSSNLGAFSGIQQMAGMNALQLQNLATLAAAAAAAQSSASPSTAGALTSSTGSLGALASPAAGSTANSSAGAMSSLGSLGTLQGLAGATVGLNNINALAGSVNIAHMLSGMAALNGGLGSSALSNGSAGPMDALTQAYSGIQQYAAAALPTLYSQSLLQQQSAAGSQKEGPEGANLFIYHLPQEFGDQDILQMFMPFGNVVSAKVFIDKQTNLSKCFGFVSYDNPVSAQAAIQAMNGFQIGMKRLKVQLKRSKNDSKPY, from the exons CAACGGCACAGCTGGGAAGATGAACGGAGCGCTGGAACACTCGGACCAGCCCGATCCGGATGCCATTAAGATGTTTGTGGGCCAGATCCCGCGGTCCTGGTCCgagaaggagctgaaggagcTATTTGAGCCTTACGGAGCTGTTTACCAGATCAATATACTGAGAGACCGCAGCCAAAACCCACCGCAGAGTAaag GGTGCTGTTTTGTCACGTTCTACACACGGAAAGCGGCCCTGGAGGCCCAGAATGCACTGCACAACATAAAGACCTTAACTGGG ATGCACCACCCCATTCAGATGAAGCCTGCAGACAGTGAGAAATCAAATG CGGTGGAGGACAGGAAGCTCTTCATCGGCATGGTGTCTAAGAAGTGTAACGAGAATGATATCCGGGTCATGTTCTCTGCTTTCGGCCAGATCGAGGAGTGCCGCATCCTGAGAGGACCAGATGGACTCAGCCGAG GGTGTGCGTTTGTCACGTTTTCTACCAGGGCTATGGCACAGAATGCAATCAAAGCCATGCATCAGTCTCAGACCATGGAG ggctgCTCTTCCCCCATGGTGGTGAAGTTTGCTGACACACAGAAGGATAAGGAGCAGCGGCGTCTGCAGCAGCAGCTAGCCCAGCAGATGCAGCAGCTCAACAGCGCCTCCGCCTGGGGCAGCCTCACCGGCCTCACCGGCCTCACCCCGCAGTATCTGGCAGTAAGAGGCCACACCCACGCAGCCACGCCCACCAGCAGCGCAGCCAACGCCGCCGCCGCA CTGCTACAGCAGGCCACCTCTTCCAGTAACCTGGGAGCGTTCAGTGGTATCCAGCAGATGGCAG gtATGAATGCTCTGCAGTTACAGAATCTGGCCACTCTGGCCGCTGCTGCCGCGGCCGCTCAGAGTTCGGCCAGCCCCTCCACCGCTGGTGCCCTCACCTCCAGCACCGGGTCACTGGGAGCCCTGGCCAGCCCAG cagCAGGGTCCACGGCTAACTCCAGCGCGGGGGCCATGAGCTCTCTGGGGTCCCTGGGCACACTGCAGGGACTGGCAGGGGCCACCGTGGGCCTCAACAACATCAACGCACTAGCAGGTAGCGTCAACA TTGCTCACATGCTCTCAGGTATGGCTGCCCTGAACGGAGGGTTGGGCAGCAGTGCGCTGAGTAACGGCTCGGCCGGGCCCATGGACGCGCTCACACAGGCTTACTCAGGGATCCAGCAGTACGCTGCCGCCGCGCTGCCCACCCTGTACAGCCAGTCCCTGCTGCAGCAACAGAGTGCAGCGGGCAGCCAGAAAGAGG gacCAGAAGGGGCCAACCTTTTCATCTACCACCTGCCACAGGAGTTTGGAGACCAGGACATTCTGCAGATGTTCATGCCTTTTGGAAATGTAGTGTCAGCCAAAGTGTTCATCGACAAACAGACCAATCTGAGCAAGTGCTTCG gTTTCGTCAGTTATGACAATCCCGTTTCCGCACAGGCAGCGATCCAGGCCATGAACGGCTTTCAGATTGGCATGAAGCGCCTAAAGGTGCAGCTGAAACGCTCCAAGAACGACAGCAAGCCCTACTGA
- the celf2 gene encoding CUGBP Elav-like family member 2 isoform X8 — MLEHSSERGFVPGVCVDSMRYPSATSNPMTAPSSEEPLLSNGTAGKMNGALEHSDQPDPDAIKMFVGQIPRSWSEKELKELFEPYGAVYQINILRDRSQNPPQSKGCCFVTFYTRKAALEAQNALHNIKTLTGMHHPIQMKPADSEKSNAVEDRKLFIGMVSKKCNENDIRVMFSAFGQIEECRILRGPDGLSRGCAFVTFSTRAMAQNAIKAMHQSQTMEGCSSPMVVKFADTQKDKEQRRLQQQLAQQMQQLNSASAWGSLTGLTGLTPQYLALLQQATSSSNLGAFSGIQQMAGMNALQLQNLATLAAAAAAAQSSASPSTAGALTSSTGSLGALASPAAGSTANSSAGAMSSLGSLGTLQGLAGATVGLNNINALAGSVNIAHMLSGMAALNGGLGSSALSNGSAGPMDALTQAYSGIQQYAAAALPTLYSQSLLQQQSAAGSQKEGPEGANLFIYHLPQEFGDQDILQMFMPFGNVVSAKVFIDKQTNLSKCFGFVSYDNPVSAQAAIQAMNGFQIGMKRLKVQLKRSKNDSKPY, encoded by the exons CAACGGCACAGCTGGGAAGATGAACGGAGCGCTGGAACACTCGGACCAGCCCGATCCGGATGCCATTAAGATGTTTGTGGGCCAGATCCCGCGGTCCTGGTCCgagaaggagctgaaggagcTATTTGAGCCTTACGGAGCTGTTTACCAGATCAATATACTGAGAGACCGCAGCCAAAACCCACCGCAGAGTAaag GGTGCTGTTTTGTCACGTTCTACACACGGAAAGCGGCCCTGGAGGCCCAGAATGCACTGCACAACATAAAGACCTTAACTGGG ATGCACCACCCCATTCAGATGAAGCCTGCAGACAGTGAGAAATCAAATG CGGTGGAGGACAGGAAGCTCTTCATCGGCATGGTGTCTAAGAAGTGTAACGAGAATGATATCCGGGTCATGTTCTCTGCTTTCGGCCAGATCGAGGAGTGCCGCATCCTGAGAGGACCAGATGGACTCAGCCGAG GGTGTGCGTTTGTCACGTTTTCTACCAGGGCTATGGCACAGAATGCAATCAAAGCCATGCATCAGTCTCAGACCATGGAG ggctgCTCTTCCCCCATGGTGGTGAAGTTTGCTGACACACAGAAGGATAAGGAGCAGCGGCGTCTGCAGCAGCAGCTAGCCCAGCAGATGCAGCAGCTCAACAGCGCCTCCGCCTGGGGCAGCCTCACCGGCCTCACCGGCCTCACCCCGCAGTATCTGGCA CTGCTACAGCAGGCCACCTCTTCCAGTAACCTGGGAGCGTTCAGTGGTATCCAGCAGATGGCAG gtATGAATGCTCTGCAGTTACAGAATCTGGCCACTCTGGCCGCTGCTGCCGCGGCCGCTCAGAGTTCGGCCAGCCCCTCCACCGCTGGTGCCCTCACCTCCAGCACCGGGTCACTGGGAGCCCTGGCCAGCCCAG cagCAGGGTCCACGGCTAACTCCAGCGCGGGGGCCATGAGCTCTCTGGGGTCCCTGGGCACACTGCAGGGACTGGCAGGGGCCACCGTGGGCCTCAACAACATCAACGCACTAGCAGGTAGCGTCAACA TTGCTCACATGCTCTCAGGTATGGCTGCCCTGAACGGAGGGTTGGGCAGCAGTGCGCTGAGTAACGGCTCGGCCGGGCCCATGGACGCGCTCACACAGGCTTACTCAGGGATCCAGCAGTACGCTGCCGCCGCGCTGCCCACCCTGTACAGCCAGTCCCTGCTGCAGCAACAGAGTGCAGCGGGCAGCCAGAAAGAGG gacCAGAAGGGGCCAACCTTTTCATCTACCACCTGCCACAGGAGTTTGGAGACCAGGACATTCTGCAGATGTTCATGCCTTTTGGAAATGTAGTGTCAGCCAAAGTGTTCATCGACAAACAGACCAATCTGAGCAAGTGCTTCG gTTTCGTCAGTTATGACAATCCCGTTTCCGCACAGGCAGCGATCCAGGCCATGAACGGCTTTCAGATTGGCATGAAGCGCCTAAAGGTGCAGCTGAAACGCTCCAAGAACGACAGCAAGCCCTACTGA
- the celf2 gene encoding CUGBP Elav-like family member 2 isoform X3: MLEHSSERGFVPGVCVDSMRYPSATSNPMTAPSSEEPLLSNGTAGKMNGALEHSDQPDPDAIKMFVGQIPRSWSEKELKELFEPYGAVYQINILRDRSQNPPQSKGCCFVTFYTRKAALEAQNALHNIKTLTGMHHPIQMKPADSEKSNAVEDRKLFIGMVSKKCNENDIRVMFSAFGQIEECRILRGPDGLSRGCAFVTFSTRAMAQNAIKAMHQSQTMEGCSSPMVVKFADTQKDKEQRRLQQQLAQQMQQLNSASAWGSLTGLTGLTPQYLAVRGHTHAATPTSSAANAAAALLQQATSSSNLGAFSGIQQMAGMNALQLQNLATLAAAAAAAQSSASPSTAGALTSSTGSLGALASPAAGSTANSSAGAMSSLGSLGTLQGLAGATVGLNNINALAGSVNSMAALNGGLGSSALSNGSAGPMDALTQAYSGIQQYAAAALPTLYSQSLLQQQSAAGSQKEGPEGANLFIYHLPQEFGDQDILQMFMPFGNVVSAKVFIDKQTNLSKCFGFVSYDNPVSAQAAIQAMNGFQIGMKRLKVQLKRSKNDSKPY, translated from the exons CAACGGCACAGCTGGGAAGATGAACGGAGCGCTGGAACACTCGGACCAGCCCGATCCGGATGCCATTAAGATGTTTGTGGGCCAGATCCCGCGGTCCTGGTCCgagaaggagctgaaggagcTATTTGAGCCTTACGGAGCTGTTTACCAGATCAATATACTGAGAGACCGCAGCCAAAACCCACCGCAGAGTAaag GGTGCTGTTTTGTCACGTTCTACACACGGAAAGCGGCCCTGGAGGCCCAGAATGCACTGCACAACATAAAGACCTTAACTGGG ATGCACCACCCCATTCAGATGAAGCCTGCAGACAGTGAGAAATCAAATG CGGTGGAGGACAGGAAGCTCTTCATCGGCATGGTGTCTAAGAAGTGTAACGAGAATGATATCCGGGTCATGTTCTCTGCTTTCGGCCAGATCGAGGAGTGCCGCATCCTGAGAGGACCAGATGGACTCAGCCGAG GGTGTGCGTTTGTCACGTTTTCTACCAGGGCTATGGCACAGAATGCAATCAAAGCCATGCATCAGTCTCAGACCATGGAG ggctgCTCTTCCCCCATGGTGGTGAAGTTTGCTGACACACAGAAGGATAAGGAGCAGCGGCGTCTGCAGCAGCAGCTAGCCCAGCAGATGCAGCAGCTCAACAGCGCCTCCGCCTGGGGCAGCCTCACCGGCCTCACCGGCCTCACCCCGCAGTATCTGGCAGTAAGAGGCCACACCCACGCAGCCACGCCCACCAGCAGCGCAGCCAACGCCGCCGCCGCA CTGCTACAGCAGGCCACCTCTTCCAGTAACCTGGGAGCGTTCAGTGGTATCCAGCAGATGGCAG gtATGAATGCTCTGCAGTTACAGAATCTGGCCACTCTGGCCGCTGCTGCCGCGGCCGCTCAGAGTTCGGCCAGCCCCTCCACCGCTGGTGCCCTCACCTCCAGCACCGGGTCACTGGGAGCCCTGGCCAGCCCAG cagCAGGGTCCACGGCTAACTCCAGCGCGGGGGCCATGAGCTCTCTGGGGTCCCTGGGCACACTGCAGGGACTGGCAGGGGCCACCGTGGGCCTCAACAACATCAACGCACTAGCAGGTAGCGTCAACA GTATGGCTGCCCTGAACGGAGGGTTGGGCAGCAGTGCGCTGAGTAACGGCTCGGCCGGGCCCATGGACGCGCTCACACAGGCTTACTCAGGGATCCAGCAGTACGCTGCCGCCGCGCTGCCCACCCTGTACAGCCAGTCCCTGCTGCAGCAACAGAGTGCAGCGGGCAGCCAGAAAGAGG gacCAGAAGGGGCCAACCTTTTCATCTACCACCTGCCACAGGAGTTTGGAGACCAGGACATTCTGCAGATGTTCATGCCTTTTGGAAATGTAGTGTCAGCCAAAGTGTTCATCGACAAACAGACCAATCTGAGCAAGTGCTTCG gTTTCGTCAGTTATGACAATCCCGTTTCCGCACAGGCAGCGATCCAGGCCATGAACGGCTTTCAGATTGGCATGAAGCGCCTAAAGGTGCAGCTGAAACGCTCCAAGAACGACAGCAAGCCCTACTGA
- the celf2 gene encoding CUGBP Elav-like family member 2 isoform X11, with protein MLEHSSERGFVPGVCVDSMRYPSATSNPMTAPSSEEPLLSNGTAGKMNGALEHSDQPDPDAIKMFVGQIPRSWSEKELKELFEPYGAVYQINILRDRSQNPPQSKGCCFVTFYTRKAALEAQNALHNIKTLTGMHHPIQMKPADSEKSNAVEDRKLFIGMVSKKCNENDIRVMFSAFGQIEECRILRGPDGLSRGCAFVTFSTRAMAQNAIKAMHQSQTMEGCSSPMVVKFADTQKDKEQRRLQQQLAQQMQQLNSASAWGSLTGLTGLTPQYLALLQQATSSSNLGAFSGIQQMAGMNALQLQNLATLAAAAAAAQSSASPSTAGALTSSTGSLGALASPAGSTANSSAGAMSSLGSLGTLQGLAGATVGLNNINALAGSVNSMAALNGGLGSSALSNGSAGPMDALTQAYSGIQQYAAAALPTLYSQSLLQQQSAAGSQKEGPEGANLFIYHLPQEFGDQDILQMFMPFGNVVSAKVFIDKQTNLSKCFGFVSYDNPVSAQAAIQAMNGFQIGMKRLKVQLKRSKNDSKPY; from the exons CAACGGCACAGCTGGGAAGATGAACGGAGCGCTGGAACACTCGGACCAGCCCGATCCGGATGCCATTAAGATGTTTGTGGGCCAGATCCCGCGGTCCTGGTCCgagaaggagctgaaggagcTATTTGAGCCTTACGGAGCTGTTTACCAGATCAATATACTGAGAGACCGCAGCCAAAACCCACCGCAGAGTAaag GGTGCTGTTTTGTCACGTTCTACACACGGAAAGCGGCCCTGGAGGCCCAGAATGCACTGCACAACATAAAGACCTTAACTGGG ATGCACCACCCCATTCAGATGAAGCCTGCAGACAGTGAGAAATCAAATG CGGTGGAGGACAGGAAGCTCTTCATCGGCATGGTGTCTAAGAAGTGTAACGAGAATGATATCCGGGTCATGTTCTCTGCTTTCGGCCAGATCGAGGAGTGCCGCATCCTGAGAGGACCAGATGGACTCAGCCGAG GGTGTGCGTTTGTCACGTTTTCTACCAGGGCTATGGCACAGAATGCAATCAAAGCCATGCATCAGTCTCAGACCATGGAG ggctgCTCTTCCCCCATGGTGGTGAAGTTTGCTGACACACAGAAGGATAAGGAGCAGCGGCGTCTGCAGCAGCAGCTAGCCCAGCAGATGCAGCAGCTCAACAGCGCCTCCGCCTGGGGCAGCCTCACCGGCCTCACCGGCCTCACCCCGCAGTATCTGGCA CTGCTACAGCAGGCCACCTCTTCCAGTAACCTGGGAGCGTTCAGTGGTATCCAGCAGATGGCAG gtATGAATGCTCTGCAGTTACAGAATCTGGCCACTCTGGCCGCTGCTGCCGCGGCCGCTCAGAGTTCGGCCAGCCCCTCCACCGCTGGTGCCCTCACCTCCAGCACCGGGTCACTGGGAGCCCTGGCCAGCCCAG CAGGGTCCACGGCTAACTCCAGCGCGGGGGCCATGAGCTCTCTGGGGTCCCTGGGCACACTGCAGGGACTGGCAGGGGCCACCGTGGGCCTCAACAACATCAACGCACTAGCAGGTAGCGTCAACA GTATGGCTGCCCTGAACGGAGGGTTGGGCAGCAGTGCGCTGAGTAACGGCTCGGCCGGGCCCATGGACGCGCTCACACAGGCTTACTCAGGGATCCAGCAGTACGCTGCCGCCGCGCTGCCCACCCTGTACAGCCAGTCCCTGCTGCAGCAACAGAGTGCAGCGGGCAGCCAGAAAGAGG gacCAGAAGGGGCCAACCTTTTCATCTACCACCTGCCACAGGAGTTTGGAGACCAGGACATTCTGCAGATGTTCATGCCTTTTGGAAATGTAGTGTCAGCCAAAGTGTTCATCGACAAACAGACCAATCTGAGCAAGTGCTTCG gTTTCGTCAGTTATGACAATCCCGTTTCCGCACAGGCAGCGATCCAGGCCATGAACGGCTTTCAGATTGGCATGAAGCGCCTAAAGGTGCAGCTGAAACGCTCCAAGAACGACAGCAAGCCCTACTGA
- the celf2 gene encoding CUGBP Elav-like family member 2 isoform X12 — protein sequence MLEHSSERGFVPGVCVDSMRYPSATSNPMTAPSSEEPLLSNGTAGKMNGALEHSDQPDPDAIKMFVGQIPRSWSEKELKELFEPYGAVYQINILRDRSQNPPQSKGCCFVTFYTRKAALEAQNALHNIKTLTGMHHPIQMKPADSEKSNAVEDRKLFIGMVSKKCNENDIRVMFSAFGQIEECRILRGPDGLSRGCAFVTFSTRAMAQNAIKAMHQSQTMEGCSSPMVVKFADTQKDKEQRRLQQQLAQQMQQLNSASAWGSLTGLTGLTPQYLALLQQATSSSNLGAFSGIQQMAGMNALQLQNLATLAAAAAAAQSSASPSTAGALTSSTGSLGALASPAAGSTANSSAGAMSSLGSLGTLQGLAGATVGLNNINALAGMAALNGGLGSSALSNGSAGPMDALTQAYSGIQQYAAAALPTLYSQSLLQQQSAAGSQKEGPEGANLFIYHLPQEFGDQDILQMFMPFGNVVSAKVFIDKQTNLSKCFGFVSYDNPVSAQAAIQAMNGFQIGMKRLKVQLKRSKNDSKPY from the exons CAACGGCACAGCTGGGAAGATGAACGGAGCGCTGGAACACTCGGACCAGCCCGATCCGGATGCCATTAAGATGTTTGTGGGCCAGATCCCGCGGTCCTGGTCCgagaaggagctgaaggagcTATTTGAGCCTTACGGAGCTGTTTACCAGATCAATATACTGAGAGACCGCAGCCAAAACCCACCGCAGAGTAaag GGTGCTGTTTTGTCACGTTCTACACACGGAAAGCGGCCCTGGAGGCCCAGAATGCACTGCACAACATAAAGACCTTAACTGGG ATGCACCACCCCATTCAGATGAAGCCTGCAGACAGTGAGAAATCAAATG CGGTGGAGGACAGGAAGCTCTTCATCGGCATGGTGTCTAAGAAGTGTAACGAGAATGATATCCGGGTCATGTTCTCTGCTTTCGGCCAGATCGAGGAGTGCCGCATCCTGAGAGGACCAGATGGACTCAGCCGAG GGTGTGCGTTTGTCACGTTTTCTACCAGGGCTATGGCACAGAATGCAATCAAAGCCATGCATCAGTCTCAGACCATGGAG ggctgCTCTTCCCCCATGGTGGTGAAGTTTGCTGACACACAGAAGGATAAGGAGCAGCGGCGTCTGCAGCAGCAGCTAGCCCAGCAGATGCAGCAGCTCAACAGCGCCTCCGCCTGGGGCAGCCTCACCGGCCTCACCGGCCTCACCCCGCAGTATCTGGCA CTGCTACAGCAGGCCACCTCTTCCAGTAACCTGGGAGCGTTCAGTGGTATCCAGCAGATGGCAG gtATGAATGCTCTGCAGTTACAGAATCTGGCCACTCTGGCCGCTGCTGCCGCGGCCGCTCAGAGTTCGGCCAGCCCCTCCACCGCTGGTGCCCTCACCTCCAGCACCGGGTCACTGGGAGCCCTGGCCAGCCCAG cagCAGGGTCCACGGCTAACTCCAGCGCGGGGGCCATGAGCTCTCTGGGGTCCCTGGGCACACTGCAGGGACTGGCAGGGGCCACCGTGGGCCTCAACAACATCAACGCACTAGCAG GTATGGCTGCCCTGAACGGAGGGTTGGGCAGCAGTGCGCTGAGTAACGGCTCGGCCGGGCCCATGGACGCGCTCACACAGGCTTACTCAGGGATCCAGCAGTACGCTGCCGCCGCGCTGCCCACCCTGTACAGCCAGTCCCTGCTGCAGCAACAGAGTGCAGCGGGCAGCCAGAAAGAGG gacCAGAAGGGGCCAACCTTTTCATCTACCACCTGCCACAGGAGTTTGGAGACCAGGACATTCTGCAGATGTTCATGCCTTTTGGAAATGTAGTGTCAGCCAAAGTGTTCATCGACAAACAGACCAATCTGAGCAAGTGCTTCG gTTTCGTCAGTTATGACAATCCCGTTTCCGCACAGGCAGCGATCCAGGCCATGAACGGCTTTCAGATTGGCATGAAGCGCCTAAAGGTGCAGCTGAAACGCTCCAAGAACGACAGCAAGCCCTACTGA
- the celf2 gene encoding CUGBP Elav-like family member 2 isoform X14 produces the protein MLEHSSERGFVPGVCVDSMRYPSATSNPMTAPSSEEPLLSNGTAGKMNGALEHSDQPDPDAIKMFVGQIPRSWSEKELKELFEPYGAVYQINILRDRSQNPPQSKGCCFVTFYTRKAALEAQNALHNIKTLTGMHHPIQMKPADSEKSNAVEDRKLFIGMVSKKCNENDIRVMFSAFGQIEECRILRGPDGLSRGCAFVTFSTRAMAQNAIKAMHQSQTMEGCSSPMVVKFADTQKDKEQRRLQQQLAQQMQQLNSASAWGSLTGLTGLTPQYLAVRGHTHAATPTSSAANAAAALLQQATSSSNLGAFSGIQQMAAGSTANSSAGAMSSLGSLGTLQGLAGATVGLNNINALAGSVNIAHMLSGMAALNGGLGSSALSNGSAGPMDALTQAYSGIQQYAAAALPTLYSQSLLQQQSAAGSQKEGPEGANLFIYHLPQEFGDQDILQMFMPFGNVVSAKVFIDKQTNLSKCFGFVSYDNPVSAQAAIQAMNGFQIGMKRLKVQLKRSKNDSKPY, from the exons CAACGGCACAGCTGGGAAGATGAACGGAGCGCTGGAACACTCGGACCAGCCCGATCCGGATGCCATTAAGATGTTTGTGGGCCAGATCCCGCGGTCCTGGTCCgagaaggagctgaaggagcTATTTGAGCCTTACGGAGCTGTTTACCAGATCAATATACTGAGAGACCGCAGCCAAAACCCACCGCAGAGTAaag GGTGCTGTTTTGTCACGTTCTACACACGGAAAGCGGCCCTGGAGGCCCAGAATGCACTGCACAACATAAAGACCTTAACTGGG ATGCACCACCCCATTCAGATGAAGCCTGCAGACAGTGAGAAATCAAATG CGGTGGAGGACAGGAAGCTCTTCATCGGCATGGTGTCTAAGAAGTGTAACGAGAATGATATCCGGGTCATGTTCTCTGCTTTCGGCCAGATCGAGGAGTGCCGCATCCTGAGAGGACCAGATGGACTCAGCCGAG GGTGTGCGTTTGTCACGTTTTCTACCAGGGCTATGGCACAGAATGCAATCAAAGCCATGCATCAGTCTCAGACCATGGAG ggctgCTCTTCCCCCATGGTGGTGAAGTTTGCTGACACACAGAAGGATAAGGAGCAGCGGCGTCTGCAGCAGCAGCTAGCCCAGCAGATGCAGCAGCTCAACAGCGCCTCCGCCTGGGGCAGCCTCACCGGCCTCACCGGCCTCACCCCGCAGTATCTGGCAGTAAGAGGCCACACCCACGCAGCCACGCCCACCAGCAGCGCAGCCAACGCCGCCGCCGCA CTGCTACAGCAGGCCACCTCTTCCAGTAACCTGGGAGCGTTCAGTGGTATCCAGCAGATGGCAG CAGGGTCCACGGCTAACTCCAGCGCGGGGGCCATGAGCTCTCTGGGGTCCCTGGGCACACTGCAGGGACTGGCAGGGGCCACCGTGGGCCTCAACAACATCAACGCACTAGCAGGTAGCGTCAACA TTGCTCACATGCTCTCAGGTATGGCTGCCCTGAACGGAGGGTTGGGCAGCAGTGCGCTGAGTAACGGCTCGGCCGGGCCCATGGACGCGCTCACACAGGCTTACTCAGGGATCCAGCAGTACGCTGCCGCCGCGCTGCCCACCCTGTACAGCCAGTCCCTGCTGCAGCAACAGAGTGCAGCGGGCAGCCAGAAAGAGG gacCAGAAGGGGCCAACCTTTTCATCTACCACCTGCCACAGGAGTTTGGAGACCAGGACATTCTGCAGATGTTCATGCCTTTTGGAAATGTAGTGTCAGCCAAAGTGTTCATCGACAAACAGACCAATCTGAGCAAGTGCTTCG gTTTCGTCAGTTATGACAATCCCGTTTCCGCACAGGCAGCGATCCAGGCCATGAACGGCTTTCAGATTGGCATGAAGCGCCTAAAGGTGCAGCTGAAACGCTCCAAGAACGACAGCAAGCCCTACTGA
- the celf2 gene encoding CUGBP Elav-like family member 2 isoform X13, giving the protein MLEHSSERGFVPGVCVDSMRYPSATSNPMTAPSSEEPLLSNGTAGKMNGALEHSDQPDPDAIKMFVGQIPRSWSEKELKELFEPYGAVYQINILRDRSQNPPQSKGCCFVTFYTRKAALEAQNALHNIKTLTGMHHPIQMKPADSEKSNAVEDRKLFIGMVSKKCNENDIRVMFSAFGQIEECRILRGPDGLSRGCAFVTFSTRAMAQNAIKAMHQSQTMEGCSSPMVVKFADTQKDKEQRRLQQQLAQQMQQLNSASAWGSLTGLTGLTPQYLAVRGHTHAATPTSSAANAAAALLQQATSSSNLGAFSGIQQMAAAGSTANSSAGAMSSLGSLGTLQGLAGATVGLNNINALAGSVNIAHMLSGMAALNGGLGSSALSNGSAGPMDALTQAYSGIQQYAAAALPTLYSQSLLQQQSAAGSQKEGPEGANLFIYHLPQEFGDQDILQMFMPFGNVVSAKVFIDKQTNLSKCFGFVSYDNPVSAQAAIQAMNGFQIGMKRLKVQLKRSKNDSKPY; this is encoded by the exons CAACGGCACAGCTGGGAAGATGAACGGAGCGCTGGAACACTCGGACCAGCCCGATCCGGATGCCATTAAGATGTTTGTGGGCCAGATCCCGCGGTCCTGGTCCgagaaggagctgaaggagcTATTTGAGCCTTACGGAGCTGTTTACCAGATCAATATACTGAGAGACCGCAGCCAAAACCCACCGCAGAGTAaag GGTGCTGTTTTGTCACGTTCTACACACGGAAAGCGGCCCTGGAGGCCCAGAATGCACTGCACAACATAAAGACCTTAACTGGG ATGCACCACCCCATTCAGATGAAGCCTGCAGACAGTGAGAAATCAAATG CGGTGGAGGACAGGAAGCTCTTCATCGGCATGGTGTCTAAGAAGTGTAACGAGAATGATATCCGGGTCATGTTCTCTGCTTTCGGCCAGATCGAGGAGTGCCGCATCCTGAGAGGACCAGATGGACTCAGCCGAG GGTGTGCGTTTGTCACGTTTTCTACCAGGGCTATGGCACAGAATGCAATCAAAGCCATGCATCAGTCTCAGACCATGGAG ggctgCTCTTCCCCCATGGTGGTGAAGTTTGCTGACACACAGAAGGATAAGGAGCAGCGGCGTCTGCAGCAGCAGCTAGCCCAGCAGATGCAGCAGCTCAACAGCGCCTCCGCCTGGGGCAGCCTCACCGGCCTCACCGGCCTCACCCCGCAGTATCTGGCAGTAAGAGGCCACACCCACGCAGCCACGCCCACCAGCAGCGCAGCCAACGCCGCCGCCGCA CTGCTACAGCAGGCCACCTCTTCCAGTAACCTGGGAGCGTTCAGTGGTATCCAGCAGATGGCAG cagCAGGGTCCACGGCTAACTCCAGCGCGGGGGCCATGAGCTCTCTGGGGTCCCTGGGCACACTGCAGGGACTGGCAGGGGCCACCGTGGGCCTCAACAACATCAACGCACTAGCAGGTAGCGTCAACA TTGCTCACATGCTCTCAGGTATGGCTGCCCTGAACGGAGGGTTGGGCAGCAGTGCGCTGAGTAACGGCTCGGCCGGGCCCATGGACGCGCTCACACAGGCTTACTCAGGGATCCAGCAGTACGCTGCCGCCGCGCTGCCCACCCTGTACAGCCAGTCCCTGCTGCAGCAACAGAGTGCAGCGGGCAGCCAGAAAGAGG gacCAGAAGGGGCCAACCTTTTCATCTACCACCTGCCACAGGAGTTTGGAGACCAGGACATTCTGCAGATGTTCATGCCTTTTGGAAATGTAGTGTCAGCCAAAGTGTTCATCGACAAACAGACCAATCTGAGCAAGTGCTTCG gTTTCGTCAGTTATGACAATCCCGTTTCCGCACAGGCAGCGATCCAGGCCATGAACGGCTTTCAGATTGGCATGAAGCGCCTAAAGGTGCAGCTGAAACGCTCCAAGAACGACAGCAAGCCCTACTGA